Part of the Kitasatospora sp. NBC_01266 genome, GACCACCATCCGGGCGCCCGAGATCAGCGGCAGGTACAGCTCCAGATTGGAGATGTCGAAGGAGATCGTGGTGGAGGCGAGCACGGTCTGCTCCGGGGTGACCGGACAGATCTCGCGCATGGCATGGAGCAGGTTCGTCAGGGCCCCCATCGGCACGGCGACGCCCTTGGGGGTGCCGGTGGAGCCTGAGGTGTAGATGACGTAGGCGATGTTGTTCGGACGGGCGGTCTGTTCCGGGGTGGTGCCTGGTTGTGCTTCGATCAGTGCACGGTCGGTGTCCAGGCGGACCAGTGCCGGGCCGTTGTGGGGGAGTCGCGTGGTGAGGGTCTGCTGGGTGATGACCACGGGTGCGGCGGTGTCCGTGAGCATGAAGGCCAGTCGGTCCACCGGGTATTCGGGGTCGAGTGGTACGTACGCGCCGCCGGCTTTCAGGACGCCCAGCAGTGCGATGACCATGTCGAGGCCACGCTCGACGCAGACGCCGACCACGGTGTCGGGTCCGACTCCGAGGGTTTGCAGGTGGTGTGCGAGCTGGTTCGCCCGCTGGTCCAGTTCCCGGTAGGACAGCTGCGAACCCGCGAACCACACCGCCGCCGCGTCCGGCCGCAGGCGTACCTGTGCCTCGAACAGCTCCGGCAGTGTCAGCCGGGTGTCGAACGGCCGGAGCGCCGCGGTGTTCCACGTTTCGAACTGCTCCTGCTCGGCGGGGGTCAGCAGTTCCAGGGTGGTGACCGGTGAACCCGGTCGGGTGAGGGCATCGGCGAGGAGTGTGGCGTAGTTGCCGGCGATCCGTTCGGTGGTGGATGTGTCGAACAGGTCGGTCGCGTACTCGAGCCGGACGCTCAGGCCGCCGTCTGCCGACTCGCGCACCCACATGGCGAGGTCGAAGTTGGCGACCGAGGTGGCGAGTTCGACCGGCTCGACCTCGACACCGGGCAGCCGCCACTGCTCGTCGCCGGTGTTCTGCAGTGCGAAGAAGGCCTGGAACAACGGGGTGCGTGAGAGGTCCCGTTCCGGTGCGAGTTCCTCGACCAGTCGTTCGAACGGCAGGTCCTGGTGCTGGAACGCCTCCAGCGCGCCGGCCCGGACCCGGCCGAGGAACTCCTCGAACGAGGGAGCGCCGGACAGGTCGCCGCGCATCACCAGGGTGTTGACGAAGAAGCCGACCAGTCCGTCCAGCTCGGCCCGCGGGCGGTTGGCCACGGGCGTTCCGACCGCCACGTCCTCACGGCCGGACCAGCGTCCCAGCAGCACCTGGAAGGCGGCCAGCAGCACCATGTACGGGGTCGTGCCCGTGCGCAGGGCCAGGTCCCGCACGCCCGAGGCGAGCTCGGCCGGCAGTGCGAACGAGACCTCGCCGCCGCGTCCCGACCGGACCCGCGGACGCGGCCGGTCCAGTGGCAGCTCGAGCGCCTCGAGACCGGCCAGCCGCTCCCGCCAGAATCCCAACTGCTCGTCCAGAAGCGGTCCTTGCAGCCATTCCCGCTGCCACAGCGCGAAATCGCCGTACTGCAGAGCGAGCTCCGGCAGACCCGCCGGACGGCCTGCCGAGGCGGCCGCGTAGAGCTCCTCCAGCTCCCGGGCCAGCACACCCACCGACCAGCCGTCGGAGACGATGTGATGCACCGCCAGGACCAGCACGTGCTCGACGTCCGAGACCCGGACCAGCGAAGCCCGGAACAGCGGGCCCTCACCCAGGTCCATCGGCCGCGTCACCAGCCCCCGCACGGCCTCCAGCACGTCACCCTCGACCGCGACCAGCTCCAGGCCCACCCCGCCGGACGGCCGCACCACCTGCACCGGCACCCCGTCCACCGCACGGAACACCGTCCGCAGCACCTCGTGCCGCTCCACCAACCCGGCAACCGCCGCCTCCAACGCCCCCACATCCACCGAACCACGCAACCGCAAGGCGGTGGAGAGGGTCCACTCGTCGCTCTCGATGGTGATCTGGTCGAGGAACCACAGGCGCTGCTGGGCGAAGGACAGCGGAGCCTCGTCCCGGTCGGCCCGGCGCACCAGCGCCACCGGCTGCTCCGCCGTCGTTCCTGCCATCTCCTCCGGTGCCAGCCGCATCGCCAGACCGGCCACGGTGGGCGCCTCGAACACGTCCCGCACCGCGACCCGCGCGGCCAGAACCTGGGCCAGCCGGTTCACCACCCGCGTCGCCAGCAGCGAATGTCCGCCCAGCGCGAAGAAGTTGTCGTGGATGCCCACCCGGTCCAGGCCCAGCACCTCGCACCAGACCCCGGCCACCGCCCGCTCCACCTCACCCACCGGCGCGACGAACCCGGACTCCAACTCCGGCCGCAGACCGTCCGGCACCGGCAACGCCTTCCGATCCACCTTGCCGCTGCCGGTCAGTGGGAAGGCCTCCAGGGCCACGAACACGCTCGGCACCATGAACTCCGGCAGGTTCTGTCGGCAGAGCTCCCGCAGTTCACCGGCAGTCGGCACAGCAGAGGTTTCGTCCTTGAGGTGGTAGGCGACGAGTCGTTTGTCGCCGGGTGCGTCCTCGCGGACGATGACGACGCTCGCGGTGACCTCGGGGTGGGTGGACAGGACTGCTTCGATCTCGCCGAGTTCGATGCGGAAGCCGCGGACCTTGACCTGGTCGTCGGCGCGGCCGAGGTATTCGATCTCGCCGTTCGGCAGCCAGCGCACCACATCGCCCGTGCGGTAGAGCCGACGGACCCGCCCGCTGATCTCGCGTTCGACGAAGCGCTCCGCCGTCAGCTCGGGACGGTTCAGATAGCCACGGGCCACACCCGCACCAGCGATCCACAGCTCGCCGGCCACACCCACCGGCACCACCGCGCCGGCCGCGTCCAGCACGAACACCTCGGTGTTCGCGATCGGACGGCCGATCGGCACCACGATCGAACCGTGCTCGAGGTGCGTGGCCAGCGAGTAGACGGAGGTCTCGGTCGGACCGTAGAGGTTGGTTGCCCGCGAGGCAGTGCTGGTGAGCTTCTCGGCGAGTTCCACGGAGAGCGCCTCGCCGGCGACCAGGAGGTGGGAGCCGACCGGCATCGTCCTCATCAGATCGATCACAAGTCGCCACAGCGAGGGCGTGGCCTGGGCGACGTGCACACCCTGCTCGGCGATCAGTGCCGCCAGCTCTTCTGGTGCGCGGACCTGTTCGCGGCCTGCGACCACCATCCGGGCACCCGAGATCAGCGGCAGGAAGATCTCGGTGTTGGAGATGTCGAAGGAGATCGTGGTGGAGGCGAGCACGGTCTGCTCCGGGGTGACCGGACAGATCTCGCGCACGGCCCGAAGCACGTTGGCAAGCCCCTGGTGCAGCACGGCGACGCCCTTGGGGGTGCCGGTGGAGCCTGAGGTGTAGATGACGTAGGCGATGTTGTTCGGACGGGCGGTCTGTTCCGGGGTGGTGCCTGGTTGTGCTTCGATCAGTGCACGGTCGGTGTCCAGGCGGACCAGTGCCGGGCCGTTGTGGGGGAGTCGCGTGGTGAGGGTCTGCTGGGTGATGACCACGGGTGCGGCGGTGTCCGTGAGCATGAAGGCCAGTCGGTCCACCGGGTATTCGGGGTCGAGTGGTACGTACGCGCCGCCGGCTTTCAGGACGCCCAGCAGTGCGATGACCATGTCGAGGCCACGCTCGACGCAGACGCCGACCACGGTGTCGGGTCCGACTCCGAGGGTTTGCAGGTGGTGTGCGAGCTGGTTCGCCCGCTGGTCCAGTTCCCGGTAGGACAGCTGCGAACCCGCGAACCACACCGCCGCCGCGTCCGGCCGCAGGCGTACCTGTGCCTCGAACAGCTCCGGCAGTGTCAGCCGGGTGTCGAACGGCCGGAGCGCCGCGGTGTTCCACGTTTCGAACTGCTCCTGCTCGGCGGGGGTCAGCAGTTCCAGGGTGGTGACCGGTGAACCCGGTCGGGTGAGGGCATCGGCGAGGAGTGTGGCGTAGTTGCCGGCGATCCGTTCGGTGGTGGATGTGTCGAACAGGTCGGTCGCGTACTCGAGCCGGACGCTCAGGCCGCCGTCTGCCGACTCGCGCACCCACATGGCGAGGTCGAAGTTGGCGACCGAGGTGGCGAGTTCGACCGGCTCGACCTCGACACCGGGCAGCCGCCAGACGGTGTCGCCCTCGTCGGCGTTCTGTAGCACGAAGAAGGCCTGGAACAACGGGGTGCGTGAGAGGTCCCGTTCCGGTGCGAGTTCCTCGACCAGTCGTTCGAACGGCAGGTCCTGGTGCTGGAACGCCTCCAGCGCGCCGGCCCGGACCCGGCCGAGGAACTCCTCGAACGAGGGAGCGCCGGACAGGTCGCCGCGCATCACCAGGGTGTTGACGAAGAAGCCGACCAGTCCGTCCAGCTCGGCCCGCGGGCGGTTGGCCACGGGCGTTCCGACCGCCACGTCCTCACGGCCGGACCAGCGTCCCAGCAGCACCTGGAAGGCGGCCAGCAGCACCATGTACGGGGTCGTGCCCGTGCGCAGGGCCAGGTCCCGCACGCCCGAGGCGAGCTCGGCCGGCAGTGCGAACGAGACCTCGCCGCCGCGTCCCGACCGGACCCGCGGACGCGGCCGGTCCAGTGGCAGCTCGAGCGCCTCGAGACCGGCCAGCCGCTCCCGCCAGAATCCCAACTGCTCGTCCAGAAGCGGTCCTTGCAGCCATTCCCGCTGCCACAGCGCGAAATCGCCGTACTGCAGAGCGAGCTCCGGCAGACCCGCCGGACGGCCTGCCGAGGCGGCCGCGTAGAGCTCCTCCAGCTCCCGGGCCAGCACACCCACCGACCAGCCGTCGGAGACGATGTGATGCACCGCCAGGACCAGCACGTGCTCGACGTCCGAGACCCGGACCAGCGAAGCCCGGAACAGCGGGCCCTCACCCAGGTCCATCGGCCGCGTCACCAGCCCCCGCACGGCCTCCAGCACGTCACCCTCGACCGCGACCAGCTCCAGGCCCACCCCGCCGGACGGCCGCACCACCTGCACCGGCACCCCGTCCACCGCACGGAACACCGTCCGCAGCACCTCGTGCCGCTCCACCAACCCGGCAACCGCCGCCTCCAACGCCCCCACATCCACCGAACCACGCAACCGGAGCGCGCGTGAGCTCAGGTACTCATCACTGCAGGGCGTCAGCTGGTCGAGGAACCACAGGCGCTGCTGGGCGAAGGACAGCGGAGCCTCGTCCCGGTCGGCCCGGCGCACCAGCGCCACCGGCTGCTCCGCCGTCGTTCCTGCCATCTCCTCCGGTGCCAGCCGCATCGCCAGACCGGCCACGGTGGGCGCCTCGAACACGTCCCGCACCGCGACCCGCGCGGCCAGAACCTGGGCCAGCCGGTTCACCACCCGCGTCGCCAGCAGCGAATGTCCGCCCAGCGCGAAGAAGTTGTCGTGGATGCCCACCCGGTCCAGGCCCAGCACCTCGCACCAGACCCCGGCCACCGCCCGCTCCACCTCACCCACCGGCGCGACGAACCCGGACTCCAACTCCGGCCGCAGACCGTCCGGCACCGGCAACGCCTTCCGATCCACCTTGCCGTTCGCGTTCAGGGGAAGTCCTGGCATAACGACGAACGCGCTGGGCACCATGTGCTCCGGCAGCCGCCGGCCGCACCAGGCCCGCAGGTCGGCGGTGCCCGGGTCGCCACCGGGTGAGACCAGGTAGGCGACGAGTCGTTTGTCGCCGGGTGCGTCCTCGCGGACGATGACGACGTTCGCGGTGACCTTGGGGTGGGTGGACAGGACTGCTTCGATCTCGCCGAGTTCGATGCGGAAGCCGCGGACCTTGACCTGGTCGTCGGCGCGGCCGAGGTATTCGATCTCGCCGTTCGGCAGCCAGCGCACCACATCGCCCGTGCGGTAGAGCCGACGGACCCGCCCGCTGATCTCGCGTTCGACGAAGCGCTCCGCCGTCAGCTCGGGACGGTTCAGATAGCCACGGGCCACACCCGCGCCACCGACCCATAGTTCACCGGCCACGCCTACCGGCACCAGCGCGCCGACCGCGTCCAGCACGAAGAGCTCGGCGTTGGCCATGGCGCGCCCGATCGGCAGAACGCCGTTACGTCGCCGCGTGCCGTCGACATGGTGCACGGTCGTGCCGACCGCTGCCTCGGTCGGGCCGTACTCGTTGATGATCGTGGCCGACGGGGTGCACACCCGGGCGGCCATTGCTGCCAGGCGCGCGTTGAACGGTTCACCGGCCACCACCAGGGTGTTCACGTCGATCTTGCCGCCGCCTGCGCGGACGAGCTCCAGCACCATCTCCAGGTGCGAAGGCGTCATCTTGAGGGTGCTGAACGACTGTCCGTCGGCCAGGGCCTGCGCCAGCTGCTCGACGCCCTCCTTGCCCGACGAGGGCAGGATCACGATGTCCTGGCCCTGCACCAGCGGAAGGAAGATCGACGGCAGCGGCAGGTCGAAGGCGATCGAGGAGTGCAGAGCCGACCCGTGCGCCTCCGCCGGTGGGAACTCGAGGTCAGCGGCGAACAGGAAGTTCACCACGTTGCGGTGCTCGACCAGCACGCCCTTGGGGGTGCCGGTGGAGCCTGAGGTGTAGATGACGTAGGCGATGTTGTTCGGACGGGCGGTCTGTTCCGGGGTGGTGCCTGGTTGTGCTTCGATCAGTGCACGGTCGGTGTCCAGGCGGACCAGTGCCGGGCCGTTGTGGGGGAGTCGCGTGGTGAGGGTCTGCTGGGTGATGACCACGGGTGCGGCGGTGTCCGTGAGCATGAAGGCCAGTCGGTCCACCGGGTATTCGGGGTCGAGTGGTACGTACGCGCCGCCGGCTTTCAGGACGCCCAGCAGTGCGATGACCATGTCGAGGCCACGCTCGACGCAGACGCCGACCACGGTGTCGGGTCCGACTCCGAGGGTTTGCAGGTGGTGTGCGAGCTGGTTTGCCCGCTGGTCCAGTTCCCGGTAGGACAGCTGCGAACCCGCGAACCACACCGCCGCCGCGTCCGGCCGCAGGCGTACCTGTGCCTCGAACAGCTCCGGCAGTGTCAGCCGGGTGTCGAACGGCCGGAGCGCCGCGGTGTTCCACGTTTCGAACTGCTCCTGCTCGGCGGGGGTCAGCAGTTCCAGGGTGGTGACCGGTGAACCCGGTCGGGTGAGGGCATCGGCGAGGAGTGTGGCGTAGTTGCCGGCGATCCGTTCGGTGGTGGATGTGTCGAACAGGTCGGTCGCGTACTCGAGCCGGACGCTCAGGCCGCCGTCTGCCGACTCGCGCACCCACATGGCGAGGTCGAAGTTGGCGACCGAGGTGGCGAGTTCGACCGGCTCGACCTCGACACCGGGCAGCCGCCACTGCTCGTCGCCGGTGTTCTGCAGTGCGAAGAAGGCCTGGAACAACGGGGTGCGTGAGAGGTCCCGTTCCGGTGCGAGTTCCTCGACCAGTCGTTCGAACGGCAGGTCCTGGTGCTGGAACGCCTCCAGCGCGCCGGCCCGGACCCGGCCGAGGAACTCCTCGAACGAGGGAGCGCCGGACAGGTCGCCGCGCATCACCAGGGTGTTGACGAAGAAGCCGACCAGTCCGTCCAGCTCGGCCCGCGGGCGGTTGGCCACGGGCGTTCCGACCGCCACGTCCTCACGGCCGGACCAGCGTCCCAGCAGCACCTGGAAGGCGGCCAGCAGCACCATGTACGGGGTCGTGCCCGTGCGCAGGGCCAGGTCCCGCACGCCCGAGGCGAGCTCGGCCGGCAGTGCGAACGAGACCTCGCCGCCGCGTCCCGACCGGACCCGCGGACGCGGCCGGTCCAGTGGCAGCTCGAGCGCCTCGAGACCGGCCAGCCGCTCCCGCCAGAATCCCAACTGCTCGTCCAGAAGCGGTCCTTGCAGCCATTCCCGCTGCCACACCGCGAAATCGCCGTACTGCAGAGCGAGCTCCGGCAGACCCGCCGGACGGCCTGCCGAGGCGGCCGCGTAGAGCTCCTCCAGCTCCCGGGCCAGCACACCCACCGACCAGCCGTCGGAGACGATGTGATGCACCGCCAGGACCAGCACGTGCTCGACGTCCGAGACCCGGACCAGCGAAGCCCGGAACAGCGGGCCCTCACCCAGGTCCATCGGCCGCGTCACCAGCCCCCGCACGGCCTCCAGCACGTCACCCTCGACCGCGACCAGCTCCAGGCCCACCCCGCCGGACGGCCGCACCACCTGCACCGGCACCCCGTCCACCGCACGGAACACCGTCCGCAGCACCTCGTGCCGCTCCACCAACCCGGCAACCGCCGCCTCCAACGCCCCCACATCCACCGAACCACGCAACCGGAGCGCGCGAGCATCGACGAACTCGAGTCCGTTCGACAGCAGCTGGTCCATGAACCACAGTCTCTGCTGCCCGATCGAGCTCGCCTTTTCGGCAGGAGAACTCGATGCGTGCTCGGGCGCGGGGCCGGTCATCGCTATAACCTCTCGGTCATGATAAAAGGGCAGCATGAATCACACGCCGAATATTTTGCTAAACTTCGGCGCGTAATTCACTCGAGGGCTGAGGAGGGAATTGCGGCAGGTGTTAATTGTGGCAGTAGAGTGGCCAGTCCGTCGCCGCGGGGAATTGTCAGGCCGTCACGGCCGCTTCGGGTTCCCGCTCGCGCTTCCCCTGTGCCCAGGACACGACGGGGGGGATGACGGAGCCGCAGCAGGCGAAGACCACCGCG contains:
- a CDS encoding non-ribosomal peptide synthetase encodes the protein MLPFYHDREVIAMTGPAPEHASSSPAEKASSIGQQRLWFMDQLLSNGLEFVDARALRLRGSVDVGALEAAVAGLVERHEVLRTVFRAVDGVPVQVVRPSGGVGLELVAVEGDVLEAVRGLVTRPMDLGEGPLFRASLVRVSDVEHVLVLAVHHIVSDGWSVGVLARELEELYAAASAGRPAGLPELALQYGDFAVWQREWLQGPLLDEQLGFWRERLAGLEALELPLDRPRPRVRSGRGGEVSFALPAELASGVRDLALRTGTTPYMVLLAAFQVLLGRWSGREDVAVGTPVANRPRAELDGLVGFFVNTLVMRGDLSGAPSFEEFLGRVRAGALEAFQHQDLPFERLVEELAPERDLSRTPLFQAFFALQNTGDEQWRLPGVEVEPVELATSVANFDLAMWVRESADGGLSVRLEYATDLFDTSTTERIAGNYATLLADALTRPGSPVTTLELLTPAEQEQFETWNTAALRPFDTRLTLPELFEAQVRLRPDAAAVWFAGSQLSYRELDQRANQLAHHLQTLGVGPDTVVGVCVERGLDMVIALLGVLKAGGAYVPLDPEYPVDRLAFMLTDTAAPVVITQQTLTTRLPHNGPALVRLDTDRALIEAQPGTTPEQTARPNNIAYVIYTSGSTGTPKGVLVEHRNVVNFLFAADLEFPPAEAHGSALHSSIAFDLPLPSIFLPLVQGQDIVILPSSGKEGVEQLAQALADGQSFSTLKMTPSHLEMVLELVRAGGGKIDVNTLVVAGEPFNARLAAMAARVCTPSATIINEYGPTEAAVGTTVHHVDGTRRRNGVLPIGRAMANAELFVLDAVGALVPVGVAGELWVGGAGVARGYLNRPELTAERFVEREISGRVRRLYRTGDVVRWLPNGEIEYLGRADDQVKVRGFRIELGEIEAVLSTHPKVTANVVIVREDAPGDKRLVAYLVSPGGDPGTADLRAWCGRRLPEHMVPSAFVVMPGLPLNANGKVDRKALPVPDGLRPELESGFVAPVGEVERAVAGVWCEVLGLDRVGIHDNFFALGGHSLLATRVVNRLAQVLAARVAVRDVFEAPTVAGLAMRLAPEEMAGTTAEQPVALVRRADRDEAPLSFAQQRLWFLDQLTPCSDEYLSSRALRLRGSVDVGALEAAVAGLVERHEVLRTVFRAVDGVPVQVVRPSGGVGLELVAVEGDVLEAVRGLVTRPMDLGEGPLFRASLVRVSDVEHVLVLAVHHIVSDGWSVGVLARELEELYAAASAGRPAGLPELALQYGDFALWQREWLQGPLLDEQLGFWRERLAGLEALELPLDRPRPRVRSGRGGEVSFALPAELASGVRDLALRTGTTPYMVLLAAFQVLLGRWSGREDVAVGTPVANRPRAELDGLVGFFVNTLVMRGDLSGAPSFEEFLGRVRAGALEAFQHQDLPFERLVEELAPERDLSRTPLFQAFFVLQNADEGDTVWRLPGVEVEPVELATSVANFDLAMWVRESADGGLSVRLEYATDLFDTSTTERIAGNYATLLADALTRPGSPVTTLELLTPAEQEQFETWNTAALRPFDTRLTLPELFEAQVRLRPDAAAVWFAGSQLSYRELDQRANQLAHHLQTLGVGPDTVVGVCVERGLDMVIALLGVLKAGGAYVPLDPEYPVDRLAFMLTDTAAPVVITQQTLTTRLPHNGPALVRLDTDRALIEAQPGTTPEQTARPNNIAYVIYTSGSTGTPKGVAVLHQGLANVLRAVREICPVTPEQTVLASTTISFDISNTEIFLPLISGARMVVAGREQVRAPEELAALIAEQGVHVAQATPSLWRLVIDLMRTMPVGSHLLVAGEALSVELAEKLTSTASRATNLYGPTETSVYSLATHLEHGSIVVPIGRPIANTEVFVLDAAGAVVPVGVAGELWIAGAGVARGYLNRPELTAERFVEREISGRVRRLYRTGDVVRWLPNGEIEYLGRADDQVKVRGFRIELGEIEAVLSTHPEVTASVVIVREDAPGDKRLVAYHLKDETSAVPTAGELRELCRQNLPEFMVPSVFVALEAFPLTGSGKVDRKALPVPDGLRPELESGFVAPVGEVERAVAGVWCEVLGLDRVGIHDNFFALGGHSLLATRVVNRLAQVLAARVAVRDVFEAPTVAGLAMRLAPEEMAGTTAEQPVALVRRADRDEAPLSFAQQRLWFLDQITIESDEWTLSTALRLRGSVDVGALEAAVAGLVERHEVLRTVFRAVDGVPVQVVRPSGGVGLELVAVEGDVLEAVRGLVTRPMDLGEGPLFRASLVRVSDVEHVLVLAVHHIVSDGWSVGVLARELEELYAAASAGRPAGLPELALQYGDFALWQREWLQGPLLDEQLGFWRERLAGLEALELPLDRPRPRVRSGRGGEVSFALPAELASGVRDLALRTGTTPYMVLLAAFQVLLGRWSGREDVAVGTPVANRPRAELDGLVGFFVNTLVMRGDLSGAPSFEEFLGRVRAGALEAFQHQDLPFERLVEELAPERDLSRTPLFQAFFALQNTGDEQWRLPGVEVEPVELATSVANFDLAMWVRESADGGLSVRLEYATDLFDTSTTERIAGNYATLLADALTRPGSPVTTLELLTPAEQEQFETWNTAALRPFDTRLTLPELFEAQVRLRPDAAAVWFAGSQLSYRELDQRANQLAHHLQTLGVGPDTVVGVCVERGLDMVIALLGVLKAGGAYVPLDPEYPVDRLAFMLTDTAAPVVITQQTLTTRLPHNGPALVRLDTDRALIEAQPGTTPEQTARPNNIAYVIYTSGSTGTPKGVAVPMGALTNLLHAMREICPVTPEQTVLASTTISFDISNLELYLPLISGARMVVAGREQVRAPEELAALIAEQRVDLAQATPSAWRLLTPWLDTLPEQLRILVGGEALTLELAQKLTSVSASVTNVYGPTETTIWSLAGAVESDTAMVSIGRPIANTEVFVLDAAGAVVPVGVAGELWVGGAGVARGYLNRPELTAERFVEREISGRVRRLYRTGDVVRWLPNGEIEYLGRADDQVKVRGFRIELGEIEAVLSTHPEVTASVVIVREDVPGDKRLVAYLVSPGGDPGTADLRAWCGRELPGHMVPSMFVLLDELPLTPNGKVDRKALPAPDGTRPDLGSAYTAPRDTVERALVRVWRELLGVGRVGIHDNFFDLGGDSILSIQVVARAQRYGLVLNPRMLFQHPTVAELAVAGAPAASQERATGEVRLTPGQADLLADGWSGLRRLGQVRLLEVAGLDNLGLLEQALEALVEHHDGLRSRFTADGRGHHADTTATLCRVERHDCSAAGVDEVSALISEHANVLAKELDLSAGPLLGAALLDLGPEHGQRLLVAAHPLVVDEASWQILLEDLAEAYACAAVGETAVLPVKTSSVQAWVARLAEYARTAEALAELPFWLSQRPTAALPRDGADPAGDSSPRSVVAILTAEQTRTLLEDSRRGFDAAPETTVLAALGHALGEWTGLAAVQVDVEVSGRGYPLAEPECGRTVGRFSVDFPLSLDLVTGETPRATLARVAERSAAVPNGGAGYGILRRLADAGTRSALGAAPVSEVGLSYLGRPATRIPGFGRLVDLAQLTGQAFSGAGRGRHLLHLTAVVADERLTLVLDYSPARHGRATAEHVLGLVRDFLERLASDVQDTVDDVAVEPAVSFPRSGLNSADLAALLERLQ